In Aedes albopictus strain Foshan chromosome 3, AalbF5, whole genome shotgun sequence, the genomic window atttctccagggattcttgttagaattcctcaggggattcctcctggaattctacagaaatacaaccagagattaatccaggaattccttcagggattgccccaggaattgatccagatatttctccacagatatccctaggaattgcttcgggaaaaATCAGGAAATGCTGCAGatattgcttcagtaattcctccagagattcattcaggaattcctccaagaacttctcaaagagattccagaagttcctccaggggttcaaccaggaattgttccagggatttattcaaatatttctcaagggattcctccaggcgttctttcagccattccttcaggaatacctactggaattcctctcgtttccagggtttctttccgaaaatcctccaggtattcgttcaagaattcctccatgactgcctccagagatttttccaggaatcccttcagggatttttctatgaTTCCCTTCAAGGAatgctccggaaattcttccagggattgttccaggaattcctctagtgattctttcagaaatacctctcgggttctcttcaaaaatttattcaaggattcgttcaggaatttcaaaaatccttccatcttcacccaagaatttctccagggatgccttcaggaatacctgaatatttttttagttATTTCAAAGATTACTTgggaaatttctcctgcgatttgtattggaattcttaaaGATAATTTAAGAAGAATGCATACAAGAGCCAggcaattctccaagaagtcatcctggAATGCCATcacaattttctccaggaaatcatccacggatttgttcaagaatgcacccacgagttccttcaagaattctacctgCAGTTTCTGcaatagaattccttcagaaattcgtccttcgattctttcaggaatatatcttgaattttttttttctcaaaaaagttaTCCATTAAGTTAAAGTAATAAAAGTAATCCATAAAAGTAAAAGTTAAAcattaagggagcatccattaagtacgtcacgctaaaattggtaaTTTTCAGTCCCCTCcctcccttcgtacgggttttttttttctatacctaatacattgcttatcACACTTTAACAAACCCCCTTCttccctctaagcgtgacgtttctaatggatggccccttaaaTGCCTCAAGGCTTTCTTCCAACGATTATTttaggacttatcctaggattccttccagtTTCTAACCAGGGATCTCCTACtgaaaattgtgaaggaatttcttcagaaatttctctatgaatttctccaagaagttgcctaattttttcagggaatccctccagcagtttcttttggagtttactcagggattccataagatttttttacaggaatgcctccacggattttcagacattcccccaagaattcatacagggaaaactttttcaaaaatcctctcagaaatttctccttgtttTTTGTttaatgcaccaggaattcctacttgaATTCCCCTAGACATTTCTTTTTAAATATATTCCGACAATTCgtcccggagttccttcaggtgagttcaagaattttcccaaggattccattatttgagagttctccggaaacacttgcaggaaattcttcaagaatttctctagggattctcttcAGGACTTCTtacattcctttaggattattCTCTGAAGAGAATATAAgcagtatatgagtatataaaaATATCTTTAAtgaaattccggcaaggatgcACTCGGAACAATACCGCCGAAGGTTTATTCTTGAAAGATTACAGATACAGGACATTCCAGGATTGCTAACAAGGAAAGACTAACTGAATGAAAGGACTCAACAATTATTCAAGGAAGATATTATAAATACATTTTCAAAATATCTTCTGATGGGTTTCAATTATAttggagaaaatgttgaaggaaatcatgaagaatccATTAATCTGTAgatattaacaagaaaaaaaatgagcTACAGAAGAAATATGGCACGAGTAAAGAATCTTTAAGTCTTTAATCTTCTAGAAATTGGCCGTCGCTTCCAACACCACGCTGATCTGTGTAGAACAcgcgagcttttttcaacgtattgtacaaaatatagcagcgtgactgctgaagggttaaagaatactattagaatataatgttattacatTCATTTTCCTCGTGCTGCGTTTatatagttataaaagctagtaggtaaaaATTAGCTAAGGGTCGGAGACTGGGACCACATTACGAACTCAAatctatttttcaaaatcactcTAGGCTGGAAGGCACTAGGTAAACTAAGAGGCCACCCAAGTAACATATGGCACTATTATTCCTAGCGACACCTTGCGGCAAAACTGCAAACTAAAGTGCTTTTCTTTATGATATCAACGACCTTATGGACAACTTTTCCGACGACTTGAACTTTTTATCTTATCGGGATAGGGAGATAGAGCTGACCtatatttacatgctcactagcgtcacctatagTGGCAGAGTTGTGAACCAAATTGTTTGTCTTCGtgttagtgggcttcgtggccgagcggttagcggcggcagtcgtttaggtgtctcgtaagcctcggagtgtgggttcgattcccgccccagtcggggaaaacttttcgtcaaacggaaaattctccactgggccacttgGTGTTatttgtgttgtccgttgtcgattgtttgtaatgttcagtctgtagaggccgcaaggtcgaagacggtgtaattgtcttttcaaGATGTCAacgaccttctgaacaactttactgaagacggTTCCTTTGCAGATTATCAAGGTTTCGAGATATAGCAGCTTGAATTCACTACTACACTTTTCCAAGTGAGTCCGTACTTTTCCACATGCATCAACCAACAGCAAAGCATACGCTTGACATTTCCAATGTTTTGTAAATGTTGAGACCGCTGTTGGCCTGTTTgattatgcgtgcggaaaaatttgcacacttgcCAATGCGTGTACTAAAGACTTAAGCACGAGACATCAAAGCTTGGATTGAAGCTGACTAAAGTCAAGATCAAAATTGTCTTTGTGAAAGTTCTAGCTATAGTTTTCCAGCCTGACTTCAAAGCTTTCCCAGTGGCGTAATGATCTTCTTTTCCCATTAATACAACACACAAATCTAAACGAGGACGAATCCTTGAGGGTTGAAACCCGAAttcctctaaaaccattcaacgTTCCACTTCCCTCCTTTTGCGCAGCACAGAAAAAAAGGAAACCCATTGTACGGTGCTTCTCGGTCCCTAAGAAAATTGACACCAGCTCATTCTCGGTTTGTTAACCGTAAAGAAAACATTGCGACGCCGAACGACAACATCGTGCCGAGGCTCGTATTTCACCGAGGCCGACCCCAGGGCCCGACAGGATCAAGTGCCGAGAGCAAAACCGAACAGGTTCATCCTTTTCGGTCTTCGCGCATCATTTAAGTAGGTTGTTCCAACGGCCGCTTTGAAACGCGCTGAGAGAAAGCTTGCGCAAGCGCTCACCCAGAGAACGGTGGCCGTACCAAGCGTGAAGCTTTCGCAGTTTGACGTTTCTCCACAGCGGAGGGTGGCGATAAGCGTTTGAGTGTTTGCGTGAGAGGGTGGGTGTAGCGCGATCCGATGCAAACATACCGCTCGGAAAACGGAGAGAGACGTCAAGCACAGGCAGTCATTCACCGTCAGAAGAAGCAACCAGTTCACACGGAACGGGGCTACGACAGATCGCGCGTCGATATAttggaattttatttttcttgcCCACTGAGAGAGCcgttcgccgccgccgccgccgcttgtCAGTGCACATAGTGTTCCTGCGAGTTCAATCGAGAGCAAAATACCGAAATCGGACAGTGTGTCATTATCCGGTCCGAAACGGGAACTTGCCGATCGATAAAAGAAGAATTGGTTGGCAAACGGGAACTTCCTCTCGGACCGTATCTTGTGAAGTGATCAACATATTTCAAAAGCGCAAGAATTTATGAACTGTCAAAGTGGGAGTCATCGTCGCGAGTGACACAAAACATAGCGCCTATCGAGAGCAGTAGAGAGAATTCCTGCTGCGAAGAGAACGAGCGGGACAaaatacacgatttttttttcttgtgtcgCGAATAAGAAAGAAGTCGCGATTTCTGATCGCCGAAGCTGTCGCCGTCGCGCATAATTCAATGAGCAAACCAGATTGATACGGATCAAGACATGAATAACAAGTGCCCAAAGTACGGTCGGAGAGCGAAACATTCAAGTTGAAGGTGAGTTGTTGTTTTCTTTTTTAGACAACTGCTTGTTAGCAGAAGGGCGTCAAAGGAGTAACTCATAAGCTTATTAAAATGACGTCACGTAAATTCTACCAACACGGGGAAAGGGGAGGTAGAGGTCAATTACGCAGCTCTGATTAATCTACGTCCCCTCCCATCGTGCGCAACTGTTTACTAATAAAACATTTTTTCGGTTGTCAAATATTTATTTACAGATCATCTCGCACTGAGTCCATCGAAACGAATTCCAACTAAGAATTTTGACTCTTCAAATCGAGCATTGGCCGACAAAAAAGCTGGTGAAACAAGAGAAGAGGGCGAAGTAATTTCATTTTAACAAGATTCCTGTTTCTTCGCTCTTCGTTGGCAGTGTGTTTCGCCTCCGCTTCGCGCTGCCTCAGCACACCACACTACTGTAAAAGTTTATTCTGGTTTCCTCGGCCACCTCAACTTGCTCGAGTATTCTTGGTCGGAGAGTCAAGTCTGAACAGGCTAGTGTCGACGGTCGACGGCTGTGTGCACGTGTATGTGTGGCAACTTGGAAGCGAAACCAACACAAGCTAGGCGGCGCAAGTTACCAGCTTCCaagaagttcaagaacttgaGCACCACGACGAGTTAgtggcagaagcagcagcagcaaacaaGAACGCAAAAACTGGCCCgggagttttgagtttttcaactacGCACGTACAATGAACGAATCGAAATCTCTGATCATtgcaaattagttttttttttgtttcgctgCGATTGCGTGAACCCCGAGAGTGCGTCGGAATGTGCTGGAACGGGATGGTCCACCGAATCACCAGTTTTAAGCAACGGAAAAAATCCAGACTCATCTCAAGAGTCGAAAACAAGTGAAGTGGATGTTCGAGTACGGAAACCTTAAAGCAATAGTGCAATGTGAAACCTAGTTCAAAATTGTTATCGCAGTTTATAGTTTCGGAGAGTAAACAAAGAAATTCAATCAAATTAGTGCCTTTCGAAGTGTAGCGCAGAGCGTGAAGAAACGTGTGCGGTTGATGCAAGTGTCGGGAAAATGCCTCACAACAGTTCCACCGGTGATGAACTCGGTAGTACGGACGAGGTTAAAGTATTCAAAGATGAGGGGCGGGACGACGAGAAGTTGTCCGAGAATCTGCTGGAGGAAAAATCCAGCTTGATTGATTTGACTGAAAGTGAGGAGAAAACGGTTAAAAATGGAACTAATCGGCATGAGGCGGGACCGGTTTACGGGAAGCTGCCACACGGCCATCCCGGGTTTAACATGGGATACCTGGTGCCGCCGTATGCGTATCCGAATGGTAGTGCTGGAGGTCTGCCGGTGTCAATGGCTAACAAGATTGGATTGCCTCCTTTTTTCTGCCACAACGGCGATCATCTGTCGTCACCTCCACCTGCCCACTGTGGAATATTACCGTACCAACTGGATCCGAAAACCATGGGACTAACGCGACCTCCTCTGTACAGCTTCCCCACTAGCCAGTATCCTTATCCAATGTTAAGCCCCGATATGCCACTAGTGGCATCGTCATGGCATACACCTTCAATGTACAGTCCAGCGACGGGATTTCGCAATCCGTACCCAGCATCGCTTCAGATTTATACATCCCTGCCGAGCGACTTCTATCGGTACTCACCCAGTCTCCTTCCATCGGTACATTCCCATCCGATGCTGAACTCACATCCAGCCATAATTACCCCAGGTCCCAAGCAGGACATTCCCGGTCAAGACTCCAGATTTGGCTCGGGTCGATCCTCAAATCCGCCCACGATCAAACAGGAGAGTGGCGAAGAAGGATCTCAGGGCGGCCGATATTCGTCCGGTCATAGTCGATCGTCCAATAGCCATCACAATCATTCACATCACGAACAGAACAatcacagcaacaacaacaatcaccatcatcatcacagTGGCGGTGGTCAGCATAGATCACTGTCGGAAAAGGAGTTGGCAATGGAGAAGAAGAAAAGTCATGTCAAGAAACCGCTGAATGCCTTTATGCTGTATATGAAAGAGATGCGATCGCAAGTCGTAGCGGAATGCACACTCAAAGAGTCAGCCGCAATCAATCAGATACTGGGTCGGAAGTGGCACTCACTTACCCGGGAACAGCAGAGTGTGTACTACGATAAGGCCCGCCAAGAGCGGCAGCTTCACATGGAGCTCTACCCAGGCTGGACAGCACGGGATAACTATGGATATGGGGCTAAGAAAAAGAAGAGGAAAAAGGATCGAAGTCCCGCAGATCCGGGTGGTAATAGTATGAAAAAGTGTCGAGCGAGGTATGGTTTGGATCAACAGAATCAATGGTGTAAGCCGTGTAGGCGCAAGAAGAAGTGTATTCGATACAAGGAGATGACGGACAGCGAGGAAGGC contains:
- the LOC109426049 gene encoding protein pangolin, isoforms A/H/I/S-like translates to MPHNSSTGDELGSTDEVKVFKDEGRDDEKLSENLLEEKSSLIDLTESEEKTVKNGTNRHEAGPVYGKLPHGHPGFNMGYLVPPYAYPNGSAGGLPVSMANKIGLPPFFCHNGDHLSSPPPAHCGILPYQLDPKTMGLTRPPLYSFPTSQYPYPMLSPDMPLVASSWHTPSMYSPATGFRNPYPASLQIYTSLPSDFYRYSPSLLPSVHSHPMLNSHPAIITPGPKQDIPGQDSRFGSGRSSNPPTIKQESGEEGSQGGRYSSGHSRSSNSHHNHSHHEQNNHSNNNNHHHHHSGGGQHRSLSEKELAMEKKKSHVKKPLNAFMLYMKEMRSQVVAECTLKESAAINQILGRKWHSLTREQQSVYYDKARQERQLHMELYPGWTARDNYGYGAKKKKRKKDRSPADPGGNSMKKCRARYGLDQQNQWCKPCRRKKKCIRYKEMTDSEEGRDQGSDDAIGSCGSMDDSKSPEDDRESLNQSMSSPRSMSVLSSLQSPSTSIASPLNLLASPATPTNYYHHHDHLGLASIIAAQHQQQQQALQNSTSDKLNNISSDSGLSSQLNNSYSNNFSPYSNHHTIRNSSNQNSNSTSNNLSSAVTSPPDLLNGGTSSNKNHHSSSGSNSLPPHHQQPHPPATGPPPNGSSSSSISALQIPPHLQQLNLSSSSPPTSINNNSSSLPTSQIKEEPGCLRNSPPNFLLHHHHLAMAAAAAAAQMHKNNGDLSSTGDLSHSSNSTTNNDSGRSTGSSQANSTSDR